CTGTGTCCTGTCTCCTAAGAACCAGAGCAAGAGGGAGCTGGAGGGCTGAACAACCAGCACTGCTAGTATTGAGGATTTGAGATAGCAACGCCACATTTAAGGAGTTTGTGGAAGAAAGATTTCAGACAAACCTACCGCCAAAACAAGATGTGGGAAGTCTGGAAAGATATTAGGGCCACAGGGAGACCCTAAGCAAAGAGCCATGGAAAGATTCCCCGGAAAGCTCCCACTTACCTCTCCTTGGCTGCCTGCTCCTCATGCTGACTCTACCCTTCAGCATATTTGGCTTCATTTACAACACATACTGAAGAGTGGGTGTTCCGCAGTGACATCACAACATGACCATTATGATGTAATGAGGCAGCatctcatttttctctggctAGGGTTTCCCTATTAGGAACATTGTCTCATTAGTTTGTAGGTAATTGGACTCTTTCATCATTCGGGTCATGTGGGAGTCAACACTATGTTAGAACGTGATGTTTTCCAAGGACTCCTCCCTTTATTGTCTACTCCATTTCTCATCACTCCATTCTGAATTGGACATAGGTCCTTGACTTTTCCTCTCCATCGTATTCCTCATTCTTTGCTTTAGGGTTGACCTGGATTATAAGGAAAAGAGCTTTACTCTTTCTTCCAGTGCTTATGGAAAAGAATTCAACTTGGATGGCCCCCTTAAGGAAAAGCCCACACCCAAGGGGAAACACTGGGTTTTCCTCCAAGCTGATCTCTTCAATTGCACTAGCTGCTGGTGCTGGGTGCCAGGGAACCAAGGCACTAGATTCTGATCCTGCTACTCAAAATGGTGATGGGATCCTGTTGAGGTGTCTTATATCAGGGCTGCTCAACTCCGTATCTCTTTCCCAATCAATTTTTGCATAGCCAGAGTAACCCTCTAGGGAATGGGATTTTAAAGAAATGCAACAACCAAGAAGAAATGGGGAGGAGGGTATCCTGCCACCCTCAGCACAAAACAAAGAATCCTTCTTAATATCTTATGAATACTTTTTCGTATTTCAACTTTACTTCAAAAATGAGTTTTTTATATCCAGAGGGTGCTGAAGTGAGGACCAGTACTGGTGGGTTTGGGGCACAGTGCACAGGGCTGCACCGGGAAGAGGGTAGGTAGGCTCTGGGAGCACCTAATAAGTGGTTTTCAGGGGTTCACATAACAAACtttcatccccccaccccaccccaggttAGCTTTTCAATGGGTGGATTATTCAGTCTTTTTAGTAACCTCACTGCTCTTTAGCAACATACCCAAAAGAGTGCCAAGGCTGAGGACATAGAGAAAACTGTCAGTCCATTTTGTTTCCCTTCAAGGGAATAGGGGAGGGAATGGAAGCTACTAGCAGAAAATGAAACATGTCTGATATAATCCCTTGTCATAAAAAATAGTGCGTCTGACTGCAGAGGCTTTTCTTAGCCCAGGGAGGGGATGTGGTCAAGATGCCTGGGTTTAAACCCCATTTCAAGCTGCCCTGACAAattccctgccccctcccatcTTTGGGCCTATGTCATCTGTCCAGGAACCTGGACCCACTGACCTCTAAAGACAAGCCTTTGCAGGTCTCTGATTCTGTGACCTGGGGGCTACAAGGATCCAAAGGGACCCAAGAGAAACATACATAGGAGTCAGAAGCAAGGGTCAGAGCAAGATTGCAAAGTTGAGGAGTTAGGGCTTATTATGAAGAGAAATGGTGAGCTACATTCATGAAGAGACATAAAGCAACAAGAGGAAAAGCCATGGGACAGGTAGGTGGGACGGGTAGGTGGGCAGGAAGACATCTGAGGTCTGCATGAGAGCAAAAGCCAAGAGTGTTCCTGCTGTGTTGCTTCAAGGACCAAAGTCCCTGATCACAGTAATGGTTTCGCTTATGGCACTTCCCAGCCCATGGCAGACATGTTATATCCCAAATTGCTCCTGTTCATACAATTATCAGCTTTAATAGCAAAGTCCCTGGCACAGTGCCTAACACGTAACAGGATCCCTAAAGATCCTGCCAAACTCCTAGTGTTTCCCACTTCAAGTTGGACTGAACCAGCCCTGGGGGAACAATGGGGGAAACTATCAGCTTAGCACCCATGCCATGAGGCAGTTCAATATGAGAAACTGGTTCTATAACCCTGAGAATAGGGGAGTAGATGAGTCATGGTACTTCTTACAGATTAAGAGTTCAGGAAATAGGATTCTCCTTCCCCAAATCAGAGTGCATTTACCCACTCAGTAATACCAGGGATCCCAGAGAGAGCCCAATCACATATCATCCAGCAATTGTCCTAGCAGGGGACCCTTCCTGCAGAAACTTTGGGAACTGGCCTGTTCAAGGCTGGTGAGGGAGGGAGTCTCACCCACAGGCAAGGAGGGTTAGCTAGGGCCAAGAGAGAATGCCAGTGTATGGGAAGGCAGGAGTTCAAATGGGTTCCCAAGTTCTCTAGCTAGCAGGCGGTGTGGTGCCTGGCTAATCTGGCACAGAGCTCAGCTGTAAAAACAGACCTGGCACAGGAGGCAGCAGAAGCTCCTAGGAGGAGCAGATAAAGCTTGGGGACCTTGGTACTTTGCCTTCTCCAAGCCAGTTCAGGAGACTGGGAGGATGGGAATGCAAAGCATGGTCAGAAACTATCGTTTTTTCCTATTAAGAAATGATACATGgcaaagttttttattttttattttttgttttgaaaggaaaaaaatatagcaTCATAGTTATGCACATAGGCTCTGGATTCAAGATTTCTTGGGTTCACAATACTAACTCTGCcatttactgtgtgaccttgagcaaattactgaGCTTCTCTAaacctgtttcctcatttctaaaacagGGATAAAGACATTATTCAACTCATagagttgttctgaggattaGATTAAATAATGCACGCAAAACACTACTAGATTTTAGCAGCTAAGTGTTAAGGAAACATGAGCCATTTCTATTGTTGCTAGAACATAAcagtaacatatacacataagGCAGAGATTATTACACAGCGCCTCAACCCAGTCTCCCTCTCTGTTATCCTCCTGTGGGCTCCTCATTGATGGCTAAACAGTTCGTGGCTTGGAGGCTTCCAGTACAGTTTCTTCACTTTGCTGGAACTTTGACCCGAAGGTGATCCACCAGATGCATAAAATTCTTTCTGTATTCTTCTTAAGGTGAAAAGGATGATGTTCAAATGGGCATTTGTTCAAAGAATGACCCGTGTTTCCTCTCTTTTGGCCACCTTTCTTCAAAGAATTAAGGCTTGGGACAGGAGGGACATGGTAACGAGCCCCATACTATTCTGAATGCATGTGTgggcacatgcacatacacacgcAAACATTCCCTCTCACACGCACTTAGCGATAAGCAAGAGGGGCTCTAGAATTTTTtgagaaatcagtaacagagagaaGGGGGTGTGGGGAGCTGGTTACCTGGGAGCTCCTTGCTCATCTGTAGCATCAGGAACAGCTGCTgcttttccctcttctcccttctaGAGGACTTTCAAGAAgcctgagagaggaaggtggttCAACCATGGTCTTGGAGAAAAGGAAGTAGTTTCTCCACTCCTTCTGGAGGGAGAAGGAATAGCAAAGATCAACAAGAATGAAGGAGGCAAatggaaatagagaaaatgaaggTAAATAACTAtgttagaagggaaaaaaatgatgaaaagggAGAGggacaaggaaagagaaaagtaaagagcTTAGGAACATggtaagaggaaaggaaaaacaagcaaCCAGCAGAGGAATCACTCCCAAGTGAAGGTTAAGGAGGAGAGTCAAAAGGCATGAATGAATGGGTAGAAGGAAATAGTCCAGCTTTCATAATTCACTGGCTCAGGCTATGAAGCAGACTGCCACCTCCTGGTGCCATCTAATCTTCAAGTTGCTTTAATTTTTGATTgaaatgttttccatttcttctaagccTTTATCCTCAAGAGAGCCCCAACATCGTTTCATCTTTGGGGCTTCCGAGCATCTCCCCAGAGCAGTCCCAGAGCACCCAGTCTGTGTGGACAAGGGGAAGAACCAGGGGCACAGGATGAGCTGTGGATTAGAAGAGGCCTTGGAATACCCTGAGGCGGCAGGCTGTTCCCAGGCTCTGGAACATTTGGGTCAAAACTGGAGGACCCCTACTCAGCCCAGCCAGACGCTCCAGGCTATACTCAGAACTGTAGCACTAGGCTGGAAGACTGTGTCTTCTAATCTAGGCTCTCCTGCTCCCAAACCGTAAAATGTCAACGCAAGGAAACTTAACGAGATCACCTAATCCACAACTAACTCCCCAAGGAAAAAACTAGAGCCCAAAGAGGTGACGTTTACTTGGCGGAAggcacacagctagttagtgatTTCCTTTTCTGTGGCAGAATCAGAATAGGATTCTCTTGATTCACTTTCTCCTGACAAATGGGAGCCATTAAGTGCTTAGAGGTCATTAGAAGGCAATCCAGAAAGATAAGGCTGGTGTTTTCCCGGAAGCCCCTGAGTGTATCAGCCTCTTAGGCACCTCATTATTTGGCTACAAGGACAAGCCCAGAGTTGCTTTGCCTCCATTTAAGCCCCAGGGCTGCCTGGACTCTGGAAGAAGCCCTAACTACTACCTGCCATCACTTCCCAGCCAGTCCACGGAGACTGACGCCAGGAACCATGAGGAGTGACAAAGGATAATGTCATAATGCCAGGGACCAGGAAGCAATGGCCAAATTCCTGGGATTAAGCAAGGCAATTACGGCTGAGTTAAAGCTAGGATGAGCATGGCCTGGGGTACCTGAGGTGACAGTGGAGtgtaagaaaaaagaatgagagagcaATCTAAATGACTTCAACTAGGCTGGGCTCTTACTTTACACATACTTCCTAAATCCCAAAGAAGTAACTGAACCTTCTACCGGGTAGACTTGACAAGCCTAGTCACTTTCTCTCCAGCGCCCACTGACAGAAGAGAACGGCACCATCAATCCCGTTCTTTTGGCTTTTTTCTAATTCCTTATACATCCTTTCCGGTCTCCTTTCGCCTATGCCTTGGATTCCTTCTACTCACATCCAACCAGAGTTTTCCAACACAATCTCCCCAAACTACGTTGGTTCTGCCCACGTCTCTTTGATTTCTCCCACCATCCTCGCCCTCCCCGACTCGACTTTTTGGGTGTGCTGCCTGCCAATCTTGGTTTCTCCCATTCCTTCTCGCCAAATCTTCGGGTTTCCCCCACGCCCCCGCCCGCACCcaggtgccttttttttcctccgTCGGCCGCCTCTTCTCAGATAAAGTGGATCCAGCCCTGGGGCTCCGGGGCTCCGGCACTGCCTGGGTGCTCGGGCCCACGTAGAGCATAGTCACGGCCGCCGTTGTTGTCCCAGAACTCGAGCCCCGTCACACGGTAGCGCAAGGCGAAAAGCAGGGCGCCCCCAATGGGCGGTGCCGGCAGGCGGAAGGCGAAGCGGTCTGCTCGCGGCGGGTGCGGGGCTGGGCCGGCGTAGGCGGCGGGCGCCTCGCGCTGGCTACGCCATCCGTCGGCGCTCCAGCGCACGCTCACGCGCTTCTCGTAGGCTAGGTCCAGCACGCGCGCGCTCCCGGCCACGCCCAGCGGGCCCGCCTCGGCGCGTTCCAGGCATATACGCTGCGCCTGCAAGCGGGTGGCGAAGCCGGGCTCGCTGGCGGGCTCTAGGGTCGCGCGCGCCTCCTGGAAGAGAGAAGATGGGGGAAGCCAGGGGAGAGACAGGGGGCGGGGTCAGAGCGAGGCACTGGACCAATCAGAAGCCGACTCCGGCTTCCGGGCCGTAGGAATGGGGCCTAGCTTAAGAGTGGTCCTGCTCCGTTCCCTAGTTGGGACCCCCAAAAGAGGCGAGCAAGAGCAAGCCTAGGACTGGGGATAGAGATGGCTGTTCCTTGACAAATCCACTCCCACACGCCCGCCGCTGCTGGATGGGGAAGGTCCCGGGGAGGGGGCGTGCCCCCGCCGCCTACCTGGAGGCCGCGGGCGCGGGGTTGGCACGGCGCAAAGTGACGGAGGGCGTCCCTCTGCAGCTGGACCTGCACGTGGCGGGGCACCCGGGGTATCTCTCCCGGACGGAAGCGGCGCACTGCGGCCAGCTCCAGCCCCAGGGCATCGGCAAAGCGCACTCTCTTGCGGGTGTCAGGGCTGCGGCTGCGGGGTGCCCGAAAACCCCCGCTTCCGGCTGGCGCAGAGCGGGCTCGGCGGCCCCGACTCGGAGCGTGAGATCGGGACCGGGCCCCGAGCCGCGTCCCGCTCTCGCCTGGCTCCTCCTCTGGCTCCTCCTCGAGGCTGGGCCGTTGGCTGCGGTAGTACGCGCGCTCGGTCAGCGCGGCAATGAAGCTCAGGTTGCGGGGGATGTCGGTGCGGAGGGGACGCTCGCGGGACATGGCATCCCCCAGGTCCGGCGGGCGCCCGCAGCGCGGCACACTACCCGCTCCCCCGCCCGCCCCGCGTCCGCACTGATGGCGCAAGGCCGGCTCAGCAGACCCTCGCCATTGCGTACTCTCCTTGCTGTCACCTCAAGAGCCTTAACTTCCCCTTCCTCTGTCTCGTGTCCGAGGCCACCTTCCCACCCTCTGTCCCGCCTTCAGCCCCCAGGGTCTTGGACCATCACCTCCTGCGAGCTCTTTGGTCTGAGCGTGCGCTCAGCGGCGCTCACCCTCCAGCCCTACGGCCTTCGCGTCCCGGGCTCCCGCCCACAGCCGTCTGACAGGTGGCTCCCCATCTGTTTCTGCTGCCGCTACTGCTGCACCAGGGGGCGGGAATTCCACTCTTTCGGTCCCAAGTGAGACCATCCTGCCTTTTCTTAATGTCCTCAACCTCTCCTGCACGGGAATGGTTAACTGTGGGAGGAAAGAGTAACCATTCCTTTCCTTGCTAGGGGAGGTTCAAAACGTTCAGTGGATGACTTTATCTTCAGGGCTAGGCTTCCAGGTTCAGGTTTGGGAGGGGGGTGGCGGTGGGAGCAGAGAACAGAAGTTCAGGTCAGGAAAGCTAGGTAGAGACTTTCAAATAGAAGCTGAGATGTGGTGCTCAAAAGGGTGAGTGGCTGAACCCTGGCCCTTGGAAAGAGTTCTGGTCTGAGAATTGTGGAGAGACCTCACTTGTACTCCACCTCTGGTGCTATTTAGCTTGCTGACCTTGAGCAAGGCACaacttctctggacctcagttttctcctttgtaaaaaaaaaatgggtttaaaGTTATGATCTCTAACCTGACGGTAAGGCCattgagggcagggactgcatCTGATTCAAAGTCAATCTCGTTACATAGTAGGCCCTCAAATTACTGAGTGAATGAACATACTACAACTCTTGGACCTGGGACTGTTTGGTTTTAGTTCCAGTGGAAGCTTCTTAGACCAAGGAGGGCACagctgtttttttcccttttcgtCTTTTTCTacattagtgaaaaaaaaaacgtgaagtgttttttttttcctaattttttccaCTAATCATAGAGCACTTACAATATGCTAGATACTGTTGTAAGAGCTTTACAAATATTAGCCTGTGAACTACAGTCATCTTAAGAGCAGGGAgtattattttgtctattttatagatgcaaaaatcaaggCAGGGAGGGGTTATGACCCTTGCCCCAGGGTCACTTAGCTATAATAACTGGGGAGCTGGGAAATTTGGACCCTAGCAGTCTGGCTCTAGAGGCCACTCTCTAATCAACGTAGTTATATAAGGGTAAACCATTTAATGAAAATAGTTAACATCTTCAGAGTATTGAAATGGAGAATCTTAGAGTATAAATGGAATCTCTAGATTTAAACAGCAGATAGTTTAACTGTAAAATCACAAGTGACTGAGTTGTTAATAAACAGTAAGACATGTATTCTATTGTCCAACTCATTCCTGTTTGCAATTTAATTCCTGTTTAGCCAGGACTCATGTTTAAAGCAACaattgagttttattttcttattttacatatacatataaaatccatggacatattttctttatatctgaGGGTGTAAAATAATCATATACCAATTTATGTAACAATCAAGCAGTTTAAAACTGTCTTTCTTGCCCTGGTAAAATGTGTGTCATTGAAGAAATAGATGAAGTTCAAGGCCAGCCTGTTTGACATGTGTTTTTCTGTTGAAGGCTCTGTTGCCTTGTCTACAGGTTGAGCTGCTATCCCTTGGCTCTGTAATGTTGGTCTGAGAAGATCCTAGAGGTACAGAACTTTGGACCAGGTTTAAGTTGCATTGGTTCAGCAGCTCTGTTCCCCTGGCTGCTCAGACCGAGATTAAACCTTTCTTCTAAATCACTCTTTATTTCTTAAATAGCTACTGTAGTTATCGTCAAATGACCAGCTGGGACTGTTCAATAACTGGCCAGAGGCATTGAATGATTTGTTCAGTCAACATTTACTGAGGGCCTGTTAGGTGAATAAAACTCAgttcctgctctcaaggagcttatgAATAAATGACAAACATATTTGGATCTGAGACTTAACAAGCATCTTATGTTCAAGTATGTTTCTTAGAAGAAACTAGGATTCCAAATGAAGGCCTAGAATAGGTTATTCtctaaaaaaaagtgtgtgtgtgtgttgggggggggggggcaggcaaCCTTACTGGACTAATCAGCCCGAGAGCAGGGGAGAAGTCAGGATGGTGGAAGGGATACAGGCAGAAAGAAGTAGAATTGGGTTTGCTCTCAGAAAAGAGGAGGGACCTGAGTTTGGACCTGTGAATGGTGTGAATTCAGACTGTGAGAACTGCATTGAATACCTAAAGAGAAGATGTGACCTTGAAGCAATATAGTTGTCAAAATTAAGATCATAAGTTTTTAGGTTACACGGAATTAGGGtgagtcccagtttctccacttATCAGTATGTGGCTCTGGGCAAATTAACTTCTCCAagctcaatttcctcatccatagAACGAGGATAAAACAGCATAGGGATTGGTGTAAGGATAAAATATCATGAATGTAAAGAAAGCGTTTAGCACCTTATTAGTCCTCAAAATGTGTTAGTTGTTACTACTATTGTTACAGAAAAGACCTTGCTTCTCCAGTGACCGTGGAAATGGATGGGAATACCAAGCCCTGGACTGGAAGTAGAAGCAAAGGAAACCAGCAGGAAAGCAGGAGAACTGAGTTGCCTCTTTCTGACCTTTGTTTGGGGCTCCCTCCTAATGGGGCCGAAGGAAGTGCAGGCCACAAGAGGTTGCATGGTGATTGAGGCCACTGTGAAaccagctgccccccacccccaccccaccccagcccccatgaAGAGGGCCAGGTCAAATGCCCTTGAATGCTCTGGGGTAGATCAGCCATGGCCAGACTCCCTCACCCCCGTGAACTGCCCTTAGCTCCTTGGCTGTGGGTGCACATACAGTGCTGTGGGGTGCCTTGTGTgtgcagggttggggcagggaGAGAAAGCGAATACCCAGAGACAAGATATCTGGAGGAGAAATTCTTTTGAAgcttggggtggggcagggtgcaGAACAGGGGTATGTGGTGCTGTGACATTAAAAAATAACCTAGATCTCCATTATCACAGGAAAAAGTGAGTTGCTGAACAATATTTACCGTATGATTTAGTTTATGTGATAAAAATCTaatattttgtgtgtatgtataaacacatacatatatacattcatatacacacacatatatgcctATATACATGGTCGCCACATAtccaaaaggataaaaaaaacatCAACCTTAACATTGGCAACCTCCAGGGAAGGGAGGTAGGTGGGGAGGGAGTGAAGTTGAGGACTTGTACTAATTGCTCTATACCTCTATATTGTTTGACTTTTCTTAATAAGAATGAGTTCATGTGttgggtaaaaaaaataaaataaaatcagattacaaaaaagaggaaaatgaagaaaagaaatgttaCCTGCATGAACTGCTTGTGATCCAAGTTTTGGCTCCCGGATTCCTAGCCAGAGCCCCAACCTATGGGAAGACCACTTGATTAAAGCCCTGGAGAAAAGCGGATGGAAAGGTTTGGTGACTATCTACTAGTTCCTCAAGCACCTGGCAGGCAGTTCCCAGCATAATGGCAACTGCTCCTCTTTTCCAGGCACCCCCTCCAGGGCTGGGAAAGTTCAACAAGTACATGAGGCATCAGAGACCTTCGGGAAATGCTGACTTGGCTCTGAGATTTCCCGAGGCCTGGCACACTTCCCTGGGTAGCCCTGAGGCTTAGGAGCCCAGCCCGGCCCACGGTGCCCTCTCCACCCGGTTCTCCCTGGATGCAACAGCCCTCTGGCTCTTCCCGAGTTGTGGCCCTTCCCAGGCCTGCGTCCCAGCCCCGCCCCTCTCTCTGGACGCATCTCTGGGCCCCATCATCACCCGGCGCCgggccctccctcctgccccccctttctcctccctctttccttccctcccttcctccctctctccctccctcccagctcctGCACCAGGAAACGGCCTGGATCCCGGCCGCGGCCTGACCCGTGAGATCCCTAACCTGGCCAGCGGGCGGGGTTGGAGACAGGCTGAGGGTGGGGGGTAAGGGAGGAGCTGGGCCTTTGGCTGCACTGGGGGGCAGCTGGGAGTGGAGAGGATGTCGGCAGGAAGCCCTTGGCTTTGGGTTTCCCGGGAGAACAGTCACTAAACATGGATTCGGCCACACAGCTGGTAGAACGTTGGGGGCAGGGGCCCGGTCCCAGGGGCTGCAACCCCAGCCCTTCTTAGGCCAGACCCTGATAGCTGGCCTTCCCTGCCTAGTTCTGATTTCCCCCTCACCTTCCCAGGGCTCCACGCTGGCCTGGCCGGGAGGATGAAAGGCCCCAGCTGGGGGCTCCTTGCCATCAGCGCTGGGTCCTAAGAGCTGCCATCCAGGCTGGGTGAGTGTCCCCCTCCTTTCTCAGTCTTAAGCAACCCTTTGCTTCGCCCACCTTTTTTCTTCAGCCCTTGTCTCCTCCCCATCTTGCGCCTGTGCCAACACCTTCACATCTTGCCTCTGGAGAGGTCCTAAGCACCTTCCTTTAGCCCAAAAACTGCATGAAGAGGAGGTTTGTAGAGCTCTCATAAAGCTGGTGTTGTCTTATTCTGGAAAGAATCTGAAGTATTACCATTTAATTTGGCTTATTACAAATTTGATTGCGGGCCCTCATGCTCAGACGCCTTGCCATGACTTAATTCCCTTGTTCTTGCACCTCCTAGCCCAGTGATCTCTAGGtattccctcccacccccatcctgtcTCACTGGGTGGCCGAGCCTGAGATGTCCCGTGGGGGTCCCTATCCATATACTCATGCCAGTCTTTCATCCCTGACTCTTGCAGCCGCCCGGATGGCGACCCCGGCCTCGGCCCCAGACACACGGGCTTTGGTGGCAGACTTTGTAGGCTACAAGTTGAGGCAGAAGGGTTATGTCTGTGGAGCTGGCCCCGGGGAGAGCCCCGCAGCTGACCCACTGCACCAAGCCATGCGGGCTGCGGGAGATGAGTTTGAGACCCGCTTCCGGCGCACCTTCTCCGATCTGGCAGCTCAGCTGCATGTGACCCCTGGCTCTGCCCAGCAGCGCTTCACCCAGGTCTCTGACGAGCTCTTCCAAGGAGGTCCCAACTGGGGACGCcttgtggccttctttgtctttggGGCCGCGCTGTGTGCTGAGAGTGTCAACAAGGAGATGGAGCCTCTGGTGGGACAAGTGCAGGAGTGGATGGTGGCCTACCTGGAGACACGGCTGGCTGACTGGATCCACAGCAGTGGGGGCTGGGTAAGAAGCTTCTCAGTTGCTGCTCTGCACATCCCTATGCAAAGCTGGTCTCCTGGGGGAAGGTGGGAGCTCTGATTGGAGGCTGGGGAGAGCTGTGCTGGGAATGAGGCATGAGAACTGAGTCCCCCTGTTTGGGTGGAATCAAACACCCTGGCACCACACTGGACTCTGCACTCCAGGGCTGCCATGCAGTACTCACTGGATGGGCTCATGGTCCAAGGCAGAGGACAGACTACACAGTCCCACAGAGAGCCTGCAGGTGTCAGGCGAGGCATCCTGTTGCCAGGAGCTTTGTACACCTGAGCACACAGATGGCACAGGGAAGACCGGGGATGGAGAAGTGGTTGGGCAAGACTTGGTGAAGGATGCCAGCTCTGAGCAGAATTTTTGACCAAGTAAGGATGGGGGGCACTTGAGGCCAATAGGGCAAATGAGCCAAGTGCTCATGGGGGAGCGCCCATGGGGGTATCAGAGGGG
The Choloepus didactylus isolate mChoDid1 chromosome 4, mChoDid1.pri, whole genome shotgun sequence DNA segment above includes these coding regions:
- the PPP1R3E gene encoding protein phosphatase 1 regulatory subunit 3E; the encoded protein is MSRERPLRTDIPRNLSFIAALTERAYYRSQRPSLEEEPEEEPGESGTRLGARSRSHAPSRGRRARSAPAGSGGFRAPRSRSPDTRKRVRFADALGLELAAVRRFRPGEIPRVPRHVQVQLQRDALRHFAPCQPRARGLQEARATLEPASEPGFATRLQAQRICLERAEAGPLGVAGSARVLDLAYEKRVSVRWSADGWRSQREAPAAYAGPAPHPPRADRFAFRLPAPPIGGALLFALRYRVTGLEFWDNNGGRDYALRGPEHPGSAGAPEPQGWIHFI